A genomic window from Sorex araneus isolate mSorAra2 chromosome 2, mSorAra2.pri, whole genome shotgun sequence includes:
- the OSGIN2 gene encoding oxidative stress-induced growth inhibitor 2 isoform X2, with translation MPLVEETSLLEDSSVTLPVVIIGNGPSGICLSYMLSGYRPYLSSEAIHPNTILHSKLEEARHLSIVEQDLEYLSEGLEGRSSNPVAVLFDTLLHPDADFGHDYPSVLHWKLEQHHYIPHIVLGKGPPGGAWHNMEGSMLTISFGSWMELPGLKFKDWVSSKRRNLKGDRVMPDEIARYYKHYVKVMGLQKNFRENTYITSVSRLYRDQDDNEGQDRDISTQHLQMEKSKFIKRNWEIRGYQRVGDGSHIPFCLFAENVVLATGTLDSPAHLEVEGEDFPFVFHSMPEFGAAVNKGKFRGRVDPVLIVGSGLTAADAVLCAYNSNIPVIHVFRRRVTDPSLIFKQLPKKLYPEYHKVYHLMCTQSNSGDSDLLSDYTSFPEHHVLAFTSDKKCVLQSISGLKKVFKLSAAVVLIGSHPNLSFLKEQGAYLGHKSSQPITCKGNPVEIDAYSYECVKEASLFALGPLVGDNFVRFLKGGALGITRCLATRQKKKQHLFVERGGGEGIS, from the exons ATGCCATTAGTTGAAGAAACTTCTTTACTTGAAGATTCTTCAGTGACTTTGCCTGTGGTAATAATAG gaaATGGACCCTCAGGAATATGCCTTTCTTACATGTTGTCAGGCTACAGACCATATTTATCATCAGAAGCAATACATCCCAATACAATCCTGCATAGTAAATTAGAAGAAGCGAGACATCTTTCCATCGTTGAGCAg GACTTAGAATACTTGTCCGAAGGCCTTGAGGGTCGATCATCCAATCCAGTTGCTGTACTTTTCGACACACTTCTTCATCCAGATGCTGACTTTGGGCATGATTATCCATCTGTTTTGCATTGGAAATTAGAGCAGCATCATTATATTCCTCACATAGTTCTTGGTAAAGGTCCACCTGGTGGAGCTTGGCAC AATATGGAAGGGTCCATGTTGACAATCAGTTTTGGAAGTTGGATGGAGCTACCTGGACTTAAATTTAAAGACTGGGTGTCTAGCAAACGAAG GAACCTGAAAGGAGATAGGGTTATGCCGGATGAAATAGCTCGCTACTATAAACATTATGTTAAAGTCATGGGTCTCCAGAAGAATTTCCGAGAGAATACCTACATAACCTCTGTGTCAAGACTTTACAGagatcaagatgacaatgagggTCAAGACAGAGATATTTCAACACAGCATTTACAGATGGAGAAGTCAAAATTTATCAAGAGAAACTGGGAGATCAGGGGTTATCAGCGAGTAGGGGACGGTTCCCACATTCCTTTCTGTCTCTTTGCTGAGAATGTGGTTCTGGCCACTGGAACATTGGATTCTCCTGCCCATCTGGAAGTGGAAGGGGAAGACTTTCCCTTTGTGTTTCATTCAATGCCTGAATTTGGAGCTGCTGTAAACAAAGGAAAGTTTCGTGGCAGAGTGGATCCAGTGCTGATTGTCGGGTCTGGGCTCACCGCAGCCGATGCAGTTCTGTGCGCTTATAACAGCAATATCCCTGTGATCCATGTCTTTCGCCGGCGAGTGACTGATCCGAGCTTAATTTTCAAACAGCTTCCAAAAAAGCTTTATCCAGAGTACCACAAAGTCTATCATCTGATGTGTACTCAGTCTAACTCTGGGGACTCAGATCTTCTCTCTGATTATACCAGTTTTCCTGAGCACCATGTGCTTGCCTTTACGTCGGACAAGAAGTGCGTTCTTCAGAGTATCTCTGGGTTGAAGAAAGTATTTAAACTCTCTGCAGCGGTCGTACTGATAGGTTCTCATCCCAATCTGTCTTTTCTCAAGGAGCAAGGGGCCTACCTGGGCCATAAATCAAGCCAGCCAATCACATGTAAGGGTAATCCTGTTGAAATCGATGCTTATTCCTATGAGTGTGTCAAAGAAGCCAGCCTCTTTGCACTGGGTCCTTTGGTCGGAGACAATTTTGTTCGATTTTTAAAGGGTGGGGCTCTGGGCATTACACGCTGTTTAGCTACAAGACAGAAGAAAAAGCAACATTTATTTGttgaaagaggaggaggagagggaataTCTTAA
- the OSGIN2 gene encoding oxidative stress-induced growth inhibitor 2 isoform X1 has protein sequence MPVWCCRCSLAGHFRNYSDTETEGEIFNSLVQYFGDNLGQKVKAMPLVEETSLLEDSSVTLPVVIIGNGPSGICLSYMLSGYRPYLSSEAIHPNTILHSKLEEARHLSIVEQDLEYLSEGLEGRSSNPVAVLFDTLLHPDADFGHDYPSVLHWKLEQHHYIPHIVLGKGPPGGAWHNMEGSMLTISFGSWMELPGLKFKDWVSSKRRNLKGDRVMPDEIARYYKHYVKVMGLQKNFRENTYITSVSRLYRDQDDNEGQDRDISTQHLQMEKSKFIKRNWEIRGYQRVGDGSHIPFCLFAENVVLATGTLDSPAHLEVEGEDFPFVFHSMPEFGAAVNKGKFRGRVDPVLIVGSGLTAADAVLCAYNSNIPVIHVFRRRVTDPSLIFKQLPKKLYPEYHKVYHLMCTQSNSGDSDLLSDYTSFPEHHVLAFTSDKKCVLQSISGLKKVFKLSAAVVLIGSHPNLSFLKEQGAYLGHKSSQPITCKGNPVEIDAYSYECVKEASLFALGPLVGDNFVRFLKGGALGITRCLATRQKKKQHLFVERGGGEGIS, from the exons ATGCCTGTGTGGTGCTGCCGCTGCTCCCTGGCCGGGCACTTCCG aaactaTAGTGACACAGAAACTGAAGGAGAGATTTTTAATTCCTTAGTACAGTATTTCGGTGATAATTTGGGGCAAAAAGTTAAAGCAATGCCATTAGTTGAAGAAACTTCTTTACTTGAAGATTCTTCAGTGACTTTGCCTGTGGTAATAATAG gaaATGGACCCTCAGGAATATGCCTTTCTTACATGTTGTCAGGCTACAGACCATATTTATCATCAGAAGCAATACATCCCAATACAATCCTGCATAGTAAATTAGAAGAAGCGAGACATCTTTCCATCGTTGAGCAg GACTTAGAATACTTGTCCGAAGGCCTTGAGGGTCGATCATCCAATCCAGTTGCTGTACTTTTCGACACACTTCTTCATCCAGATGCTGACTTTGGGCATGATTATCCATCTGTTTTGCATTGGAAATTAGAGCAGCATCATTATATTCCTCACATAGTTCTTGGTAAAGGTCCACCTGGTGGAGCTTGGCAC AATATGGAAGGGTCCATGTTGACAATCAGTTTTGGAAGTTGGATGGAGCTACCTGGACTTAAATTTAAAGACTGGGTGTCTAGCAAACGAAG GAACCTGAAAGGAGATAGGGTTATGCCGGATGAAATAGCTCGCTACTATAAACATTATGTTAAAGTCATGGGTCTCCAGAAGAATTTCCGAGAGAATACCTACATAACCTCTGTGTCAAGACTTTACAGagatcaagatgacaatgagggTCAAGACAGAGATATTTCAACACAGCATTTACAGATGGAGAAGTCAAAATTTATCAAGAGAAACTGGGAGATCAGGGGTTATCAGCGAGTAGGGGACGGTTCCCACATTCCTTTCTGTCTCTTTGCTGAGAATGTGGTTCTGGCCACTGGAACATTGGATTCTCCTGCCCATCTGGAAGTGGAAGGGGAAGACTTTCCCTTTGTGTTTCATTCAATGCCTGAATTTGGAGCTGCTGTAAACAAAGGAAAGTTTCGTGGCAGAGTGGATCCAGTGCTGATTGTCGGGTCTGGGCTCACCGCAGCCGATGCAGTTCTGTGCGCTTATAACAGCAATATCCCTGTGATCCATGTCTTTCGCCGGCGAGTGACTGATCCGAGCTTAATTTTCAAACAGCTTCCAAAAAAGCTTTATCCAGAGTACCACAAAGTCTATCATCTGATGTGTACTCAGTCTAACTCTGGGGACTCAGATCTTCTCTCTGATTATACCAGTTTTCCTGAGCACCATGTGCTTGCCTTTACGTCGGACAAGAAGTGCGTTCTTCAGAGTATCTCTGGGTTGAAGAAAGTATTTAAACTCTCTGCAGCGGTCGTACTGATAGGTTCTCATCCCAATCTGTCTTTTCTCAAGGAGCAAGGGGCCTACCTGGGCCATAAATCAAGCCAGCCAATCACATGTAAGGGTAATCCTGTTGAAATCGATGCTTATTCCTATGAGTGTGTCAAAGAAGCCAGCCTCTTTGCACTGGGTCCTTTGGTCGGAGACAATTTTGTTCGATTTTTAAAGGGTGGGGCTCTGGGCATTACACGCTGTTTAGCTACAAGACAGAAGAAAAAGCAACATTTATTTGttgaaagaggaggaggagagggaataTCTTAA